The following are encoded together in the Vigna unguiculata cultivar IT97K-499-35 chromosome 2, ASM411807v1, whole genome shotgun sequence genome:
- the LOC114167568 gene encoding uncharacterized protein LOC114167568, whose protein sequence is MEETLVPKRPREEEEEETQKDLNFEQDYSSKKQKPYTHILSLLDSEEEDSTQDLSPLITTLQQEISCASNNGDFQDALLGGPAQAIDLDNLTTMDGATVASEEGVVKEKEKEKEEEESEKERVMRHLLQASDDELGIPSSGDGVFGFVGEDGFNSEHGFSSLCDKLWELEDERANYYAFLQSELFLGGH, encoded by the coding sequence ATGGAGGAAACTTTGGTGCCAAAGAGGCccagagaagaagaagaagaagaaacccAAAAAGACTTGAACTTTGAACAAGACTACTCCTCCAAGAAGCAAAAACCCTACACCCACATCCTCTCTCTTCTTGACTCAGAGGAAGAAGACTCCACACAGGACCTCTCCCCTCTCATCACAACCCTGCAACAAGAAATCAGTTGTGCCTCCAACAATGGTGATTTCCAAGATGCCCTTTTGGGGGGTCCAGCTCAAGCAATTGACCTAGACAACCTCACAACAATGGATGGAGCAACAGTAGCGTCGGAAGAAGGGGTTGtgaaggaaaaggaaaaggaaaaggaagagGAGGAGAGTGAGAAGGAGAGGGTGATGAGACACCTCCTCCAAGCCTCCGATGATGAGCTTGGGATTCCGAGTAGTGGCGATGGGGTGTTTGGGTTTGTCGGAGAAGATGGGTTCAACAGTGAACATGGGTTTTCATCTCTGTGTGACAAACTGTGGGAGCTTGAAGATGAGAGAGCTAACTACTACGCTTTCTTGCAATCTGAACTCTTCCTAGGGGGACATTGA